The nucleotide sequence CGCCAGTCCGCACCATCTCGAGATAAATCTCATGGCAAACCTGCAAGTACGCTTCAAACGCTTCTTCGGACATCCGATTTTCAAATGGGTTGAATTTGGTCATAGCAACAGAATACGCGTGTGCCGCAACGCCACTAGCAGCCACGATATCACTGCAGCCGATATGGTGGATACATTGAGGCTGAGAACGGTGCGAGACGTTGCCCTGCACTCATCACTTGCACCGCAGCTCGGTGGTTGGGCTGGTTTTGCAGATCAAGGGCCTCAAAAGGTGCCATTTGCTTTGCCAGCAAGGGCGCGTCCTTCACCCCAACGCGGAAGGCGATCAGATTGCCGACATTCCCAAAGACCGCGTCCGAGACGTCTGTGCTGAGCTGGGAAAGATGCTGTGCCGCCAGCACAAGCCCTAGTCGGTACTTGCGGGCCTCGGACAGCATACTGGCAAAGCTCTGTGTCGTGAGATTTGGGAACTCATCGACGTATAGGAAGAACGGACGCCGCGCGGCCTCAGGCAGTGTGTGGCGCGTGGTGGCGGCATTCATGATGCCTGAGGTGATCAGGCCCCCAAGGACGTTGGCGATGTCACTCCCGAGCCGTCCTTTGGCGAGGTTTACGAT is from Yoonia sp. GPGPB17 and encodes:
- a CDS encoding type IV secretory system conjugative DNA transfer family protein, which encodes MDTGQILIVNLAKGRLGSDIANVLGGLITSGIMNAATTRHTLPEAARRPFFLYVDEFPNLTTQSFASMLSEARKYRLGLVLAAQHLSQLSTDVSDAVFGNVGNLIAFRVGVKDAPLLAKQMAPFEALDLQNQPNHRAAVQVMSAGQRLAPFSASMYPPYRLQ